The segment ATGAAGAGCAGATGAAACTTCGAGACACACAGAAAGCCAAGAAAGGTGCgtttcagtccaaaaaaaaaaaaaaaaagctgaatataTAATCAAAGCTGCAATATTGCAGTCATACTACAGTGAGAATCAGACTCCAATATCCAACAATTCtccaatattttaaaaaatatacttaCTTTATCACTTTAAGTGATAGTTGAGCCAAAAATGTACATTCTTACATTATTTACAACTCTTAAGTCATTTTGGGGTTAGTTATTTTGTCTTGCAAGTGTATGATTCTCTAGCTCCTTATTGTGCTTCATTGAAGAAACTTTTTATTGCATCTGCAGGGCCTGTCCAATCAAAGGAGCTCATTTTTTCCTCCGATATATCCCTTCATGACTTGGACACTAAACTGCGGCAAGTTGTCAGTTGGCTGGAAAAAAACAACCACGTCAGACTCACCATCAGAGCAAGAACTGACGGTGGCACACCACTGGTATGGAAACAGaatatgcatttgtttagtaattCAGTCTATTTTTCAGTTGTCCATCAGCTAAGtttgttgtttaaaatgaatagtgTTTCACTGTGCACAAAGAAAGTCTTTAGTTGAAGGAATGTCCCAGAACCATAACAAGACTAATGACAAATATCTTGTCTCTGACACTGCAATATAGTAATAACTTTTCTTTACATAAATATGCATATGGTGGAAGTCTATGGGACAAGTTTACCAGCGAAACTAACAAATAAAGAGCAGTGTGAGCAATTTATAAGATCCCACAACAATGGCCAGTTTTGGCAGTTTATTCCACTGCAGAAGAACAGAGAATGTTAAGATTCTGGAAAGTGACTTTCTACCTTCTATGCTGTGTATTACCAGCCAATATATACAGCTCTTAATTTCAtagcatttatatacatacaaaaatccATACAAAAAATGTAAGCTATCTGTGAGGCTGTGTAAATCATCCTTTTACCAGTGAAACTACCATTCTGGATTATGAGCTAACtgaggaaaataaataattttgagaaTCATTGTGTGTATTAATGTTTGTTCCAATACAATGATTTATGCCATAGTAATATGTTTTATGATTGcataattttagttttgttttttgttttccttttaaacAGGACAAAGTCTTAACACAGATGGTGGAGAGGATATCAGTGCCTGTTGGCTTTGTATCAAAACCTTCGGTGGTTCGTGGTGGTCGTGCTGCCATGTGTGTCCTTCGGCTTGCTTCTGCTAAAGAATTGCAGAAAAGAGCAGAGACTTCGAACAAGAATTTAAAACATGACTCAGAGACCCCAGCATCTCTTCATAACTCAAATGACttcaaacaacaataaaaaactatGCAATTTCAATACAGAAGTGTATTAATTCAGACTCCAAAAACTTTTGCTTTGGAAATTTTGCTTTAGAAAGTTACTTGGGTTCACCGTAATATGACTCAAGAGTCTAGACCACTGGACTCTACCCTAACCGCGGTTCTAAAAGGTGAACCACTGGATTTGCAGGGTCATTAAGTTCAGAATACATTGTTTTTGTATGGCTGACAATGCTCTCTGATTTAATGGGCTCAGAACTATGGGAGGTTTCTGGGAAGTCTGGTTTTGGAATTTTACAACTTTCAGAGCTGAAAGAATGAAACTGACCAATTAATTGAGGATTCATAGTAGTTTCTGATTGGCTACTTTTGTGGCAACGAAGATACACATGAATTTGAAgtttttgtttgatgtttgttttttggtttgttgCCACTCAGACAGGATGCCAGGGAGCGTTTTGGCCAGGGTTTCAGCTAAAAGAGACAATAAGGTCTGTTATTTTCAAATTGAAAATTCTTTAAACACCAATTGTTTGATATTTCATCGACTTCTGATTCAGCTGATCAATAAGTAGTACTATTATATACTATTGTAATAGATTTCGCTAAGCCATTTCACTGTGTATGGTGTAATGCTCCCTTGAACATGACTATAGACTGTAATTCTGTTGTGACACCACATCCATTTGCATTAAAGCCTTTTTTTTCTCAACAAAACCTAGTCCAAACTAGTTTTTCATAACAGTTGAATTATAGAATTTATGCACCAAATAAAATCCTTGGATGGAACACAAAAcaattacaatagtaatattttcTATCTTTCTGTAAAGTTaggctattttgttttatttatttattattattattattttttgtggatTACATCTCCATCCAGTTCTATCCTACAAATGTGTAGCCCTTCACAGTGCAAGAATAGTCTGCAAAGTTATGACAATAGGCTTTTCACATAAAGTGATACGCATCTAATGACTTaatgagacagaaaaaaaaaatcatcagtctCACAAAGCTATTGTATGCGAGCAGGAGACTATATTTTTCAAAactatttatcaatttattaGCTGCTATATGTAAATGACTAGAAAAATAACAATGTGCTATAAATGGTACAAAAGCAgaggattaataaaataaaataaaatacatcatttGCATTACATAGAAAAAGAGTAACCAGTTTTCTTCCAAAAGTAATCTtgatttttacagaaaaaaaaggcatacaggtttggaatgaacaACTGAACCATTCCTTTATGaacaacagaacaaaataaagagACAGGATGAAAGAGTGTAAAAAGTCTTACAATAATGGTAGCAGCTAggtgtgtgtgtacactcatGGCTTTTCagccgggttttttttttttttttttcattcaaatgtgCACTcgaaaaacatttttagaaatatgaagacgacaacaacaacaacaaaaatcacatatataaCGTACCTACAGCCCTTAATACATTACACCATGGTACTGAATGATAAATACATGCCAGGGCTCAATAATTAGGATGTACCACAGAACTATCACTTGCATGTTTCCGCTATTATTTTTGGCATTGTGTTTTTAGGCCTTGCGAATATATTGTTGTTTCAGTCAGTATGGTTTTGTGTTGTATTCCACTGTTTTctatgatatataagtgctataacaagtctcagttagcttaaatgtAGTACACAtaacaagggcttttaaataatataataaataaaaagaaaacctatataatagaaaaagaatagcgcAAGCTAGTGTTTAGAGGACTTGTTTgtaattctataataaataaaaagaaaatagatagaatacaaaaagattagaaaggtagttagaattaaaatagtgagtgctaaacttagagggtcaaataaagatgtaaGAGGTGTTTTAAACTGATTCTTGaaaatggctaaggactcagctgctcggattgagttaaattaaatttaaattaaatttatgcatttagcagatgcttttatccaaagcgacttacagtgcatccaggctatcaatttttacctatcatgtgttcctggggaatcaaacccccaaccttgtgcttgatagcacaatgctctatcaattgagctacaggaacacttgagttggggaggtcattccaccaggaggaaacatttaatttaaaagtctttaaaagtGATTAGATACAATGGTTCGCTAAGGTATACATTGGTTTGTTCAACTGTATATTGTTTTAGATACATTGGTTTACTCACGTTTagatattttttcaatttattatatactggcttagatacatcggtttcctctaTGTATATTGGTTTCTTCAAGTATTGGTTAGGATTTTTTGGTTTATTCAAGTATATATtatttagatacatcggtttcctcaactatgtATTGGTTAGTATATATTGGTTTATTCAATTATATTCCAGTTTTTATGTATTGTTTTCGGCAAATACATTGGTTGGCTCAAGTATATATTAGTTAGAACATATTGTTTTCTTCAATTATATATTGGATTAGATACATTGGTTTGTTGAAGTTTGTACATTTATACATTGGTTTGTTGAAATACATGTTATTCTTTAGTTTAATTAGGTAGATATGCAGGTAGATATGGTTGAAATACCAATGAATATGAATGAGCTTAACTTGGAAATGGCCTTTGTGTATCAACTTAAAAGGACATTCTGAGTTCAACAAGCAAATATTGGAGCAGTTGAGCCTAAAGATATTAAGGTTAGAAACCTTGTCAGGACTGCAAAGAAAGTTCCCTGTTgatattcactgagttacagttcattttaatgatgtgtttgtaaatgaagatcactgcagacaaaggctgcagacaacacaccttgtttgttatctttattttataaatgcacaaagaagTAGACCTTTTACAGATTCTATTGATGTATTGCTCGTATCTGTActatcaaaactgaaagtgtaatttaagttattttcggggttatcaggagaaaatgactcgtATATGCATTAATCGACTCAAAAGGGTTAATGGTGGTGTGATGCTCAAGCGCCATTTATGGCTTATGGTAACAGAAATCAAGATGCGGATAAAGTCCCCTTCCTGGGCCCCTACGGATATCGCACTCAAGCTCTCTAGCATTAGTTCACATGTTAGCTCTCAACCCCTTGGGTGCCGAAGTTGCAATAATACTCTAGAAACGATTAACCAGGCCGGGTCTGACCTCAAGGAGCTCAGCCCTTGGGTTGTTATTAACTTCTCTATGGGCATTGCTTACTTACAGAAGTTATGATACTTATAGTCGTTCTTCTACATTAGCAGGGCGTGATTGTACTGTCTTCCCATAGCGTCTTAAGCAGATGCAGTACAAGTGTAGAATTGACAGGGAATGTAATTGGTCACTAACATAAACTTGGTTCCCTGAGGTACGGGAATGAATACAGCATTGCTAGCGTCGTTGCATCAGTTGAAGTAACCTGAGAATTCTGTGGGATGAACGCCTGTTTAAATAGCCAGATGGCTCTGCCCATTCTGGTGGGCTCTGGCAGGCTTTGTCACCATAGGCTCGTGACGCTccgcttttttttatatactgcacGCACCAATTGCAAATTGATACTGTGTGCACggtccagaaaagtaagaaaaacataatcaaagtagtctatgtgacatcagagggtcagttagaattttttgaagcatcgaaaatacattttggtccaaaaatagcaaaaactacgactctGTTGCTGTCattcagcatcgtcttctcttttgtgttttttgtgagaattcaaaacaaagaagtttgtgatatccggttcgcgaactaatcatttgtagttcaccaaattgaaactgaatcattttaaacagtttgcatctccaatacgcattaatccacaaatgacttaagatgttaacttttttaatgtggctgacactccctctgagttcaaacaaaccaatatcccgaagtaattcatttactcaaatggTACACTGACTgacctgctgtgaagagagaactgaagatgactATACAAACCCAAAACACTTTTGTGTTGAATATCAGAGCTCTTCAACTGTAGTCCTGTAGTTACAGTGTCTTGCTTAGtttaaaaacgttttattttcaaattttgtgCAAATAAAAAGTTGTCTATCCCATTTTTTGAGCATAGACTTGAAAATACTTTTCCAACTTAACTGTTAAAAAATCTTGATTATTTCAGAGCACAGACTTAAGGATGGTATCTTTTTAAAGGGAACGCTTCACAGATTGTTGCAATAGTAAaagattatgaattttttttaaattttttaaagttttttataaaatgtatattttgcaaCTCTGAAACGTAACACTTACTTTCTAACTAAAGAAAATCAAAGCTAAACAACTGAACAAGTTCTGTGACAAATTTTAGGTTGatatctcaaaaaaaataaataaataaataaataaaatatatatatatatatatatatatatatatatatatatatatatatatatatatatatatatatataaagaaaagaaaaaatcagtaagatttttttgtgcGCCAAACTTTTTTACTAGATGACATTCAGACTCCACTGGTGACCATTTAAGGACTGTTAATGACCATTTAATGAGTTTGTGTAAGATGTTGCACTATGCATTGCTGTCACCAAGAATACTTATTTCTCTGAATtagtgagatgtgtgtgttgtagtTTACACCAATATGCTATTCCAATACATTGTTGAGGGAACCGATGTAACTAAACAAGTATATACTTGAATAAACCAATATATACTAACCAATACATAAGGGAAACTGATTGTAAATAAACTAATATATACTTGAATAAACCAATATATTTGTATACACAAACCAATATATTCTTGAAGAAACGGATGtatctaaacaaatatatacttgagtaaaccaatcaaaaaaagttgatgtatttcagtaattccattcaaaaagtgaaacttgtatattatattcattcattacacacagactgatttattttaatgatgattataactgaaaactaaggaaaatcccaaattcagtatctcagaaaacttttatataacttaagaccaatacaaagaaaggatttttagaaatattggccaactaaaaagtatgaaaatgaaaagtaagtGCATGTTAATACTTAGTTGGGACTCCTTATGCCTGAATTACTGTAGTAATGTGGCtaggcatggagtcgatcagtctgtggcactgctcaggttatgagagcccaggttgctctgatagtggcctttagCTCTTCTTTATTCTTGGAtgtggcatatcacatcttcctcttcacaataccccatagattttcttaAGGTCAGGCaggtttgctggccaattaagaacagggataccatgatCCTTAAACCTGTATTGGAAgctggcactgtgtgcaggtgccaagtcctgttggaaaatgaaatctgcatgaggaagcatgaagtgttctaaaacttcctggtatacggctgtgttgagcTTGGACcttagaaaacacagtggaccactgactgtggaaactttacactggacctcaagcaatgtggattgtgtgcctctcctctctttctccagactctgggacatTTCCtttgatatccaaaggaaatgctaaatttactttcatcaaagAACAGAACTTttgaccactcagcagcagtccagtcctttttgaagcgagatgcttctgacactgtctgttgttcaagagtggcttgacaaaAGGAATCCGACAGCTGAAACacgtcttgcatacgtctgtgcatagaggttcttgaagcactgactccagctgcaatCCACTCTTTGTAAATCtctcccacatttttgaatgggttttgtttcacaatcctctccagggtgcggttatccctgcTGCATGTAGACTTTTTTCCTTCCCTTCagctctctattaatgtgcttgtacacagagctctgtgaacagccagcctcttttgtttcttgccctccttgtgcaaaggTGTGgatggttgtcttttggacaactgtcaagtcagcagtcttccatgattgtgtagcctacaggaCTAGACTCCTCCTACAATCctcgctggtcctggagatgcatcCGCACTTATACCCCACCGAGAGATCCAAGGTAGAATTCGTAATTTCTCAACTGCAAGGGAAATCACTACTGTGGGCAGATTCTATATGGACTCAAAATAACCcagttatccagtcttattcCAGCTTCATTGACCATTTCCGATACGTTTTTGGCAGACCAGCTTGGGACTCGTCAATTGGTGAGAAGCTGTATAATCTCAAACAGGGAAAAATGTCTGTCAATAAACATGCCCTTCAGTTTAGGACTCTAGCGGCCTCCAGTGGATGGAACGAACAGGCTTAACTGACTACCTACTGTCAGGGATTGGAACCtcgagtgcggttgcatctcgctgcatacgagGACACCATCGGACTTGAATGGTTCATCCAGCTTTCCATCCGCTTCGCCACCCGTATGCAGTCGTGCTTAGAATAGCACCAGGGCCAGGTGTATTCCACCTCACCACTCTGCCGACCCGGCAACCAGCCAACGAACCCATGCTAGTGGACTCATATCGACCCTCGCAGCTGAAAGACAAagacggctggcccagaatctATGCCTCTACTGTGCAGCCCCGGGGCATATCATCACTGTATGCCCCGTCCGTcctcctcgtcccatggtgagtgccatcCTCCCTTCAAAATACCAAATGAAACCATATCATtgttgtgacacttactgccGCTGACATCTCTCTTCCAGTTTCCAccctcctcgattctgggtcagccggcaacttcatTTTTGGCACCCTCTGCCATCAACTCAAACTCATTACCACGGCAAAGCTGTCAGCCTGGCAAGTCCACACAATTACCGGCAGGCCGTTGAGTAAAAGATGTGTACGTCATAGTGTGGGTCCCATTTCCCTCCAAACCGGACTACTCCACCACGAGGaaatccatctgctggttctggaggaatccaccgctgaTGTCATTCTACGGCGCCCATGGTTGGAACAGCACAATCCTGTCATCTCCTGGAAAACGGTAgaagtcctgaagtggggcgaTGCCTGTTTCAAGAGCTGCATCTCCGTTTGTCCTGTCCCAGCCAAACCTTCTCCTGCACCTCTTCCAGTTTATTCTACCTCAAGAGAGAGCCCAGTGGAAAACCAATCAATTTCCATCCCTACCTGCTACGCCCCCCTTCAGTGACATCTTCTGGCCCAAATGGGCTTCCATGCTGCCTCCAATACCACCGTgggactgtgccattgatctGCTGCCGGGTGATCCAGTGCCTAAAGGAACGATCTACCCCCTATCCATTCccgaggagaaggccatggaggaatacATCAAGGAGGCACTGGCCCAGGGTTACATTTGTCCATCTAACAATTACATCATGCTGCTTCGAGCTTCTTCTTTGTGgaaaagaaggacggaggcttgagtcCCTGTATCGATTATCGGGCTATCAACAACATAACCGTCAAATTCAGATACCCACTTCCCCTCATCCCAGCTGCCTTGGAACATCTCCGTGATGCCACTTtcttcaccaagttggacctccgcagcgcctATAATCTTATTCAGATACgaaagggggacgagtggaaaacTGCCTGCataacccctactggccactatgagtATTGTGTATTGCTGTATGGACTTGTTAACACCCCCTCCGTCTTCCAGGATTTTATTCACGAGGTGCTCCGGGAGTTCCTCCATAAGTTCGTCCTCGTCTACATTGATGGCATCCTCATATACTCCCGGAGCCTAGCGGAACATCGAGGccacgttgcggaggtcctgcaacgCCTGAGGACCTTTCAGCTCTACCTCAAGGCCGAGAAATGCTctttccatcagccctcagtgcagttccttgggtaCAACATCAGCAGCAGTGGGATCCGGATGGATGAGGGGAAGGTTAATGCCATTAGAAATTGGCCCACTCCTACCACCATCAAAGAACTACAAcgattccttggctttgccaatttctatagACGGTTTATCCAAAATTACAGTACCATCACCAGCCCTCTCACTAGTCTCCTCCGAAACAAACCAAAATCACTCTCTTGGACTCCTGCTGTCACAGAGGCCTTCAACACCCTCAAAGAGCCCTTTACGACCACTCCACTCCTGATCCATCCTGACCCCGACTGACCCTTCGTCATGGAAGTCAACGCCTCAACCACAGGAGTAGGAGCGGTCCTGTCTCAGCCGCAGCGGAATCCCAGTCGCATCCacccatgtgccttcttctcccggAAGCTCAACCCAGCGGAGGTAAACTATGACATTGGCAACCGGGAGCTGTTGGCCATCAAGTTGGCCCTGGAAGAATGGAGGCATTGGCATTTGGCAttggagggagccaaacacccctTTCTGGTTCTCACGGATCACAAAAATTAGGAGTATCTTCGAGTTGCCAAGAGGTTAAACCCGAGAAAAAGCCCGCTGGGCactattcttcacccgcttccacTTTACCAAGTCTTATCGCCAAGAGGTAAAGAACGTGAAGGCTGATGTCCTGTCCTGTTGTCACATCCCCGAAGAGAATCTCGAAATAACCCGAAACCATTCTCCCTGAAAAGGTCATCATCTGCCCCATTACATGGTATGCAGAGACCCTTCCTCCAACCGATCCTGCTACAAACACCCTGCCGGGTTGCCCACCGGGACATCAGTACATTCCCAGGACACGGCACACTCCACTCATTCATTCCACTCACACATCTCTTGGCACAGGTCACCCagggggtcaatgaaaccctctcgttgctTAAAGaatgcttctggtggcccaacatggcctcggatgtcagaAGGTACGTGAACGGATGTAAAGACTGCGCCATATCCAAGAGCCCACGCCATCTTCCATCAGGCAAGCTCCATCCTCTGCCCGTCCCCAAACGCCCATGGAaacacctaggggtggatttcattTCTGATCTTCCTCCTTCAGATAATAATACCTGCATTCTTGTCATAGTGGATACATTTTCTAAATCATCGTCGTCTTGATGAAGTCGTCTTCTCCCCCTGAAAGGTCTGCCCACGGCCATGGAAATGGCTGAGTTATTATTTAATCATGTCTTCAGGTACTCCGGCATCCCAGAGGACATCATCTCGGACAGAGGTCCTCAGTTTATCTCCCGGGTATGGAAGGCTTTCCATtcactccta is part of the Carassius gibelio isolate Cgi1373 ecotype wild population from Czech Republic chromosome A4, carGib1.2-hapl.c, whole genome shotgun sequence genome and harbors:
- the LOC127966754 gene encoding translation initiation factor IF-3, mitochondrial-like, which encodes MSLGFLRFVLSQALSPCPLRPVSLVASRLARSPSTLRPACSCHFSTDTEGGSTSVSDFQKETKKSDPRARVTFASVGRKIGQRHIQLLGEDGEELGTMHRADVIRLMDETGLRLVAINDDCDPPLYRLMKGKQIHEEQMKLRDTQKAKKGPVQSKELIFSSDISLHDLDTKLRQVVSWLEKNNHVRLTIRARTDGGTPLDKVLTQMVERISVPVGFVSKPSVVRGGRAAMCVLRLASAKELQKRAETSNKNLKHDSETPASLHNSNDFKQQ